The Rhodoferax ferrireducens T118 DNA segment TGCCACCTTTGTGGCGGTGGTGGCCAGCGGCATCCTGCTGGTGGGTTTTGTGTTCAACGCGGTGCTGTGAAGCCACTGGCACGGCGGCCTGTTCTTGACCTCAATTTCGTTTTAATTTCATGGCAACTTCAAGGAACTCTCATGGACATCAAAGTACTCGGCACCGGTTGTGCCAACTGCAAAGCCACCATCGCGCTCATCGACCAGATCGCCCAGGCCAAGGGCGTGACCGTCAAGCTGGAAAAGATGGAAGAACTGCGTGACATCATGGCTTATGGCGTGATGAGCACCCCCGGCGTGGTGATCAACGGCAAAGTGGTGCATGCCGGCGGCATCCCCAGCCGTGACAAGATCGAGCACTGGCTGGCGGCAGCGTAATTTGACACAAGGAACAAGAACATGAATCCGCAAAAAAAATTCCATTTGGTGTTTTCACTGGTCATGGGCGCCATGATGATTTTCCTGATGACGCTGGTGATCACCTTCGTCAATGTCGGTTTGAATGAAAACTTTGTCCGGCTGTGGATGAAGGCCTTTGGCATTGCCTATGTGGTGGGTGTGCCGGTGATTTTCTTCCTGGCACCGGTCGCGCGCAAAATGACCGGGCGGATGCTGGGTGTGCAGGGTTGATGCCCCGTTCTGGCCCCCAGCGCCGGCGGCATTCCTGCGAGAATCACTCTGCCAAGAGGCGCCATGGGCCATACGGGCCGATCAACCGAACGCCGCCCTGCGTGGGCCAGAAGGAATAAAGCAATTGAGTAGCGGACACGACCACGACCATAGCCACGCGCCGGCCAACTTCAACCGCGCGTTTGCCATCGGCATCGTGCTCAATATCGTCTTTGTAGCCATTGAGGGCTTTTATGGCTGGCGCGTCAACTCGCTGGCCTTGCTGGCTGACGCCGGGCACAACCTGAGCGACGTGGCAGGCTTGGTGCTGGCCTGGGGCGGCGCGCTGGCGGGCCGGCTGCGCCCGGATGCGCGCCACACCTACGGCTGGCAGCGGGCCTCGATTCTGGCCGCGTTTGCCAACGCCTTGCTGCTGCTGGTGGCGATGGGCGCGCTGGCGTGGGAGGCCATGGGGCGGCTGCTCTCATCCGAGGTTTCCCTGCAGGAACAAGGGGTCACCATCATGGTGGTGGCCGGCATTGGCATTGTCATCAACACGGCCACCGCGCTGCTGTTCATGCGCGGGCGTGAGAGTGACTTGAACATTCGGGGTGCCTTCCTGCACATGGCGGCCGATGCCCTGGTGTCCGCTGGCGTGGTGGTGGCCGGTGCGCTGACACTCTGGATGGGCTGGACCTGGCTGGACCCGGTGGTGAGTCTGGTCATTGCCGCCGTCATTTTCTGGGGCACCTGGGATTTGTTCAAGCAGTCCCTGCACATGCTGTTTGATGGTGTGCCGCGGCAC contains these protein-coding regions:
- a CDS encoding thioredoxin family protein, which produces MDIKVLGTGCANCKATIALIDQIAQAKGVTVKLEKMEELRDIMAYGVMSTPGVVINGKVVHAGGIPSRDKIEHWLAAA
- a CDS encoding DUF2798 domain-containing protein translates to MNPQKKFHLVFSLVMGAMMIFLMTLVITFVNVGLNENFVRLWMKAFGIAYVVGVPVIFFLAPVARKMTGRMLGVQG
- a CDS encoding cation diffusion facilitator family transporter, whose product is MSSGHDHDHSHAPANFNRAFAIGIVLNIVFVAIEGFYGWRVNSLALLADAGHNLSDVAGLVLAWGGALAGRLRPDARHTYGWQRASILAAFANALLLLVAMGALAWEAMGRLLSSEVSLQEQGVTIMVVAGIGIVINTATALLFMRGRESDLNIRGAFLHMAADALVSAGVVVAGALTLWMGWTWLDPVVSLVIAAVIFWGTWDLFKQSLHMLFDGVPRHIDLLAVRDCLAALPGVARVHDLHVWAMGTSQVALTAQLVMPQGQADDAFLADATRQMHDRFEITHVTLQVMKVPFTPPCSDF